Proteins encoded by one window of Chryseobacterium aquaeductus:
- a CDS encoding GPW/gp25 family protein, translated as MKTDDFLGKGWGFPPTFNTITRTVETVSGEKDIRESLQILLSTQITERIMRSDFGCDLTPLLFENVTVTLLTKIKSIIEHAILKYEPRIDVNNIYFGSETNDTQGIVRIEIEYTIRATNSRLNYVFPYYLKEGTFIKI; from the coding sequence ATGAAAACAGATGACTTTTTAGGAAAAGGATGGGGATTTCCTCCGACTTTCAATACGATCACAAGAACGGTTGAAACAGTTTCTGGTGAAAAAGATATTCGTGAAAGTTTGCAGATTTTACTAAGTACGCAGATTACGGAAAGAATCATGCGTTCCGATTTTGGCTGTGATCTCACACCACTTCTGTTTGAAAACGTAACAGTAACGCTCCTTACAAAAATTAAAAGCATTATAGAACATGCGATTTTAAAATACGAACCAAGAATAGATGTCAATAATATTTATTTTGGATCAGAAACCAATGATACACAGGGAATTGTAAGAATTGAAATTGAGTACACCATTCGTGCAACCAACTCAAGATTGAATTATGTTTTTCCGTATTATTTAAAAGAAGGAACTTTTATTAAAATCTAA
- a CDS encoding PAAR domain-containing protein: MPAAARTSDMHVCPMVTGTVPHVGGPILPGGNSTVLIGGMPASVVGDSCVCTGPPDTIVKGSATVLIGGLPAARMGDSTAHGGTIVLGCPTVIIGG, translated from the coding sequence ATGCCTGCAGCAGCAAGAACCAGCGATATGCATGTTTGCCCGATGGTGACCGGGACAGTACCTCATGTTGGAGGTCCCATTTTACCGGGAGGAAATTCTACCGTATTAATCGGCGGAATGCCAGCTTCGGTAGTAGGAGACAGTTGCGTTTGCACAGGACCGCCCGATACGATTGTAAAAGGCTCTGCCACAGTGCTTATTGGCGGACTTCCTGCCGCAAGAATGGGAGATTCTACAGCACATGGAGGAACAATCGTCTTAGGTTGTCCGACAGTGATAATAGGAGGTTAA
- a CDS encoding phage baseplate assembly protein V yields the protein MPAQPYIPVDDLLTLEFLTDGTNNGLDTLLMEGQVSFELNKIPSAKFTFIGSNADVDQETAQPTGDLKKGQSIEVKVKVDNRPQTLFKGFIKSIEKRISESSVTLKIECKDDAYQLTKISEERENNSQTFEDKLKLFTKDLTLSETLSGKEWGQENISHNVHTIPWDYLVGFLDSIGMMVKIRNGEFNALDLLEAVPEEKYVAENGINVFVFSGREDESIKLSKASIEYWDPSSQSMEKIEAEQEAENNIKTLTLNESRFLSSTVTRMANTFLKKSAHSVIQGHVTTFGNLEAKAGDFLICNKLSREIDQKKLLISKEFHTFENASWKTEYTLGLESVQSFAETNSPSIPSQQAQTGQTNSVSGLLIGVVTQIEEDPDTQFRIKVRIPTLSENGEGVWARLSNVFSGNEMGSFFIPNVDDEVIVGCLGNNPDTPIILGSLYSSQNAMPFPIEKENHTKAFLTKEGTKIQLDDEKKSIELSTKKGNKLLISDDEKGFVLEDENGNKILMNADGITLDSSKDLILKAKMDFKMDSAKAALSASATMDVKGSIIKLN from the coding sequence ATGCCTGCTCAACCATACATACCAGTCGATGATCTTCTCACTCTGGAATTTCTTACAGATGGGACAAATAATGGTCTTGATACCTTGCTGATGGAAGGACAGGTTTCTTTTGAACTTAATAAAATACCTTCTGCCAAATTTACTTTTATTGGATCAAACGCTGATGTGGATCAGGAAACTGCGCAGCCAACGGGCGATCTTAAAAAAGGTCAGAGCATAGAAGTAAAAGTAAAAGTTGATAATAGACCTCAAACTCTTTTCAAAGGATTTATTAAATCAATTGAAAAAAGAATCAGTGAGAGTTCTGTTACGCTTAAAATAGAATGTAAAGACGACGCCTACCAACTTACTAAAATTTCTGAAGAACGAGAAAATAACAGTCAGACTTTTGAAGATAAATTAAAACTTTTTACAAAAGACCTTACACTGAGCGAAACACTTTCGGGAAAAGAATGGGGACAGGAAAATATCTCGCACAACGTTCATACAATTCCGTGGGATTATCTTGTCGGATTTTTAGATTCAATCGGAATGATGGTAAAGATAAGAAACGGAGAATTTAATGCTTTAGATCTTTTAGAAGCCGTTCCGGAAGAAAAATATGTAGCAGAAAACGGTATCAATGTATTCGTATTTTCAGGAAGAGAAGACGAATCAATAAAATTAAGCAAAGCTTCAATCGAATATTGGGATCCATCTTCTCAATCGATGGAAAAAATTGAAGCAGAACAAGAAGCTGAAAATAATATTAAAACACTGACGCTTAATGAAAGCCGTTTTTTGAGTTCTACCGTTACGAGGATGGCAAATACATTTCTTAAAAAAAGTGCTCATTCAGTTATACAGGGACATGTCACAACGTTCGGAAATCTGGAAGCCAAAGCAGGAGATTTTTTAATTTGTAATAAGTTAAGCAGAGAGATTGATCAGAAAAAATTATTGATCAGCAAAGAATTTCACACTTTTGAAAATGCAAGCTGGAAAACAGAATATACTTTAGGATTAGAATCTGTACAGTCTTTTGCAGAAACCAATTCGCCATCAATTCCTTCTCAACAGGCGCAAACCGGACAAACCAATTCGGTGAGCGGATTACTGATTGGTGTTGTAACTCAGATAGAAGAAGATCCTGATACTCAATTCAGAATAAAAGTAAGAATACCCACACTTTCAGAAAACGGGGAAGGAGTTTGGGCAAGACTATCCAATGTATTTTCAGGAAACGAAATGGGAAGTTTTTTTATCCCTAATGTTGATGATGAGGTGATTGTAGGATGTCTGGGAAATAATCCCGATACGCCTATTATTTTGGGAAGTCTTTACAGCTCACAAAATGCAATGCCGTTTCCAATCGAAAAAGAAAATCATACAAAAGCTTTTTTAACCAAAGAAGGGACAAAAATACAGCTAGACGACGAAAAAAAATCTATTGAGCTCAGTACAAAAAAAGGCAATAAACTTTTGATCAGTGATGATGAAAAAGGCTTTGTACTCGAAGACGAAAATGGAAATAAAATATTGATGAATGCAGACGGAATCACATTAGACAGTAGCAAAGATCTTATTCTTAAAGCCAAAATGGATTTCAAAATGGATTCAGCAAAAGCAGCGCTTTCTGCGTCTGCAACAATGGATGTAAAAGGATCAATCATAAAACTCAATTAA
- a CDS encoding CIS tube protein, whose protein sequence is MIQAALGIIEKMRIEVYDNSTYSTPTKTIFVQLNPEKYSRRNNVVFSEDQPLGASANNLRFNRSPSEEVTFDFVFDSSGVVPPGKIKDGKGELSLLDKAGDILGALAPAIVNPFAEVKSVEDDVEEFKNLTIGYNGDTHQTAYLQLLWGGFKLQCRLKSMDIDYTLFTKSGKPIRAKVKCVFKATATHQIMVAQQNKTSPDLTHLRTVNMNDHLTLMAEDIYKNPSYYIDVAQNNKLLSFRKIETGQNITFPPIK, encoded by the coding sequence ATGATACAGGCAGCATTGGGGATTATAGAAAAAATGCGAATAGAGGTTTACGATAACAGTACATATTCTACACCCACGAAAACCATTTTCGTACAGCTGAATCCTGAAAAATATTCGCGCAGAAATAATGTCGTATTTTCTGAAGACCAGCCATTGGGAGCTTCAGCAAATAATCTGAGATTCAACAGAAGTCCGAGTGAAGAAGTAACTTTTGATTTTGTTTTTGACAGTTCAGGTGTAGTACCACCCGGAAAAATAAAAGACGGAAAAGGTGAATTGTCTTTGCTGGATAAAGCTGGAGATATTCTTGGTGCGCTTGCACCGGCAATCGTCAATCCTTTTGCAGAAGTAAAATCTGTGGAAGATGATGTGGAAGAATTTAAAAACCTTACCATCGGCTACAACGGAGATACCCATCAAACGGCTTATTTGCAGCTTCTTTGGGGTGGATTCAAATTACAGTGCCGACTGAAAAGTATGGATATTGATTACACCCTTTTCACAAAAAGCGGAAAACCAATAAGAGCAAAAGTGAAATGTGTTTTTAAAGCAACTGCAACTCATCAGATCATGGTGGCACAGCAAAATAAAACATCACCAGATCTCACGCACCTCAGAACAGTGAATATGAATGATCATCTGACGCTTATGGCAGAAGATATTTATAAAAATCCTTCCTATTATATTGATGTTGCTCAAAACAATAAATTATTAAGTTTTAGAAAAATAGAAACCGGGCAAAACATTACGTTTCCGCCTATTAAATAA
- a CDS encoding DUF5908 family protein, with product MAIQIKELHIKVKIEEEPVHSARSHQSIDSVKIQELKSQLIKECTREVLEKLKEKKER from the coding sequence ATGGCCATTCAGATCAAAGAATTACATATCAAGGTAAAGATTGAGGAAGAGCCTGTACATTCTGCACGTTCCCATCAATCAATAGATTCTGTAAAAATACAGGAACTAAAATCGCAACTTATTAAAGAGTGTACCCGTGAAGTGCTAGAAAAATTGAAAGAAAAAAAAGAAAGATGA
- a CDS encoding phage tail protein — translation MPESNPIPGFYFSVIFELLPQFSVDTKFQSVNGLKVTMETESYTEGGQNKFKHNLPLRSGYQDLVLKRGLTSDMSGLSMWCNQALENFVFYPANLVISLLNEKGNPLKVWYVSHAIPLSYELSDFDAEQNKIVIETITLKYNFFKELPVPNF, via the coding sequence ATGCCTGAAAGCAATCCAATTCCCGGATTTTACTTTTCTGTAATCTTTGAATTATTACCACAATTTAGTGTCGATACAAAATTTCAAAGCGTTAACGGACTGAAAGTTACGATGGAAACCGAATCTTATACTGAAGGCGGACAAAATAAATTCAAGCATAATTTGCCACTGCGTTCCGGATATCAGGATTTGGTTCTGAAAAGAGGATTAACTTCAGATATGTCTGGCTTATCAATGTGGTGCAATCAGGCATTGGAAAATTTTGTTTTCTACCCGGCGAATCTCGTCATTTCCTTACTCAACGAAAAAGGAAATCCTCTGAAAGTCTGGTATGTATCACATGCTATTCCATTGAGTTATGAATTGAGTGATTTTGATGCAGAACAGAATAAAATTGTGATCGAAACCATTACTCTGAAATATAATTTTTTTAAAGAGCTTCCGGTTCCTAATTTTTAA
- a CDS encoding phage tail protein — protein MPNTDFPLPKFHFSVEWGGSKIAFTEVSGLNKEMDVIEHRVGSSPEFFKKKMPGMLKLSNITLKRGLFAGDNEFYDWYNTVALNTVERRNITISLLDENHEPKVVWKVKDCFIVSLKCTDMKSDANEAAIDTVEIANHGFTMEHI, from the coding sequence ATGCCAAATACAGATTTTCCGCTACCCAAGTTTCACTTCAGTGTAGAATGGGGCGGCAGCAAAATAGCTTTTACAGAAGTTTCGGGCTTAAATAAAGAAATGGATGTCATTGAACATCGCGTGGGATCAAGCCCGGAATTCTTTAAAAAGAAAATGCCCGGAATGCTGAAGCTCAGTAATATTACTCTCAAAAGAGGGCTGTTTGCAGGAGATAATGAGTTCTATGATTGGTACAATACTGTTGCACTAAACACTGTAGAACGCCGTAATATCACTATTTCTTTACTAGACGAAAACCACGAACCAAAAGTGGTCTGGAAGGTAAAAGACTGTTTTATAGTTTCTTTAAAATGTACAGATATGAAATCTGACGCGAATGAGGCAGCCATTGATACGGTAGAAATTGCCAATCACGGATTTACGATGGAACACATTTAA
- a CDS encoding phage tail sheath C-terminal domain-containing protein, producing MNISAIKTPGVYINEIDAFPPSIAQVATAIPAFVGYTEKATSLNVPTRISSLMEYEQIFGGAPVPANITVDLDSNLLPLDTSSVTESNFKLYNSMRLFYANGGGECYIVSIGLYSGGSDSTAITKLKFTDGIDKLEKYDEPTLLLFPDAVNLSAADLGAVQTHALAQCQKLMDRFTIMDVKQDANLIDDSEDFRDEIGNQNLKYGAAYYPYLQANFPFQFRFNDINGIAGGKVNFAGIYATDLFVSSLLSKFDITYKKVYQSTPPEGFSTQWDNLDKSNYSIDILDDTQDYVDQLWSYLKILGQTSTLASPFKGYVETLISISLKQYAQKIVDFSSAYNDLQTPGADPEVDPLVDLDDLDPNPEADFDDIIWKSVSFTASGTNPYSGTALSTSGFADQGKIQAALDKLNSQIIAAMNSAMSALENYVMEEENNLISNIPLFSIIVSKLSQSMNTVPPSGAIAGIYAQTDATRGVWKAPANISVNGIIGLADDINDKDQENMNIHETGKSINAIRKFTGRGNLVWGARTLAGNSNDWRYINVRRLANMIEESVKKACMQFVFEPNVAQTWVNVKGMIENYLTTLWNDGALAGAKPEHAFFVAVGLNQTMSAQDILEGRMIVKIGYAPSRPAEFIILEFKQMQQKS from the coding sequence ATGAATATTAGTGCCATTAAAACTCCCGGAGTATACATCAACGAGATTGATGCATTTCCACCTTCTATTGCTCAGGTAGCAACTGCCATTCCTGCATTTGTGGGATATACAGAAAAAGCCACTTCTCTGAATGTTCCTACTCGGATTTCTTCTTTAATGGAATACGAGCAGATTTTTGGCGGAGCTCCGGTTCCTGCAAATATTACGGTAGATCTTGATAGTAATCTCCTTCCTTTGGATACATCTTCGGTTACAGAAAGCAATTTTAAGCTTTACAACAGTATGCGTTTGTTTTATGCCAATGGAGGAGGAGAATGTTACATTGTTTCTATAGGTCTTTATTCCGGTGGTTCAGATTCTACAGCCATTACAAAATTAAAATTTACCGATGGTATTGATAAGCTTGAGAAATATGACGAGCCTACATTATTACTGTTTCCCGATGCTGTTAATCTTTCTGCTGCAGATTTGGGAGCAGTACAGACCCATGCATTAGCGCAGTGCCAGAAACTGATGGATCGATTTACGATCATGGATGTGAAACAAGATGCCAATCTAATTGATGACAGCGAAGATTTCAGAGACGAAATAGGAAACCAAAATCTAAAATACGGTGCAGCTTACTATCCTTACTTACAGGCTAATTTCCCATTTCAGTTCAGATTTAATGACATCAACGGAATAGCTGGAGGAAAGGTAAATTTTGCCGGAATATATGCAACAGATTTATTTGTCAGTTCACTGTTGAGTAAATTTGACATTACTTACAAAAAAGTATATCAAAGTACACCTCCGGAAGGATTTTCCACTCAATGGGATAATCTTGATAAAAGCAATTATTCTATCGATATTCTTGATGATACTCAAGATTATGTAGACCAGTTGTGGAGTTATCTGAAGATTCTTGGTCAGACCAGCACTTTAGCCAGTCCGTTTAAGGGTTATGTGGAGACACTTATTTCAATTTCACTTAAACAATATGCACAGAAGATAGTTGATTTTTCATCTGCTTACAATGACTTGCAAACTCCGGGAGCAGATCCTGAAGTAGATCCTCTTGTTGATTTAGATGATTTAGATCCAAATCCGGAAGCAGATTTTGATGATATAATCTGGAAAAGTGTCTCGTTTACAGCTTCGGGAACAAATCCGTATTCAGGAACAGCATTAAGTACTTCCGGTTTTGCGGATCAGGGCAAAATACAGGCAGCATTAGATAAATTGAATTCTCAAATTATTGCTGCAATGAATTCCGCAATGAGTGCACTGGAAAATTATGTAATGGAAGAAGAAAATAATCTGATTTCTAATATTCCGCTTTTCTCAATCATTGTTTCAAAACTTTCTCAATCGATGAATACGGTTCCGCCTTCAGGAGCTATTGCGGGAATTTATGCTCAAACTGATGCTACCCGCGGCGTATGGAAAGCGCCTGCCAATATAAGTGTAAACGGAATCATAGGTTTGGCGGATGATATTAACGATAAAGATCAGGAGAATATGAACATCCACGAAACCGGGAAATCCATCAATGCAATCCGAAAATTTACAGGAAGAGGAAATCTTGTCTGGGGTGCGAGAACGTTAGCCGGAAACAGCAACGATTGGCGGTATATCAACGTAAGAAGATTGGCAAATATGATTGAGGAATCGGTGAAAAAAGCATGTATGCAATTTGTATTTGAGCCCAATGTTGCCCAAACCTGGGTCAATGTAAAAGGGATGATCGAAAATTATTTAACGACCCTTTGGAACGATGGTGCTTTGGCAGGAGCAAAACCTGAGCATGCATTTTTTGTAGCAGTCGGATTAAACCAAACCATGTCTGCACAGGATATTCTGGAAGGCAGAATGATTGTAAAAATAGGATATGCTCCTTCAAGACCTGCAGAATTTATCATTTTGGAATTCAAACAAATGCAGCAAAAATCTTAA
- a CDS encoding DUF4255 domain-containing protein, whose product MKITEFLSKLILAVNTEISGNPVIELANIATLNDGDEFLTSKSSIILSIVNIEEDKVMKNQTLYKNYIPSGNTVEKYKNPAQNLVLSLLFASYNIDQSKYTEGIDKLEAVIRYFQNKRVFYWQAPDLLEYIPESGFYDKLIFDMVSLKTDQLNQMWSYLGAKYMPSVLYQVQMISIQAEETLSEEIIKKAKIQLWENDPNDSTGHLESGTFTKNDDNEIITTT is encoded by the coding sequence ATGAAAATAACAGAATTTCTATCAAAACTCATTTTGGCTGTCAATACAGAAATTTCAGGAAACCCTGTAATTGAGTTGGCAAATATCGCTACGTTGAATGACGGAGACGAATTTCTTACATCAAAATCATCCATCATTTTATCGATTGTAAACATTGAGGAAGATAAAGTGATGAAAAATCAAACTTTATATAAAAACTATATTCCCTCAGGCAATACAGTAGAAAAATATAAAAACCCTGCTCAGAATTTAGTTCTTTCTCTCTTATTTGCGTCCTATAATATCGATCAGTCAAAATACACAGAAGGAATAGATAAGCTGGAAGCAGTGATCAGATATTTTCAGAATAAGCGTGTTTTTTACTGGCAAGCTCCGGATTTATTAGAATACATTCCCGAAAGCGGATTTTATGACAAGCTCATCTTTGATATGGTGAGTCTGAAAACCGATCAGCTCAACCAGATGTGGTCTTATCTTGGAGCAAAATATATGCCTTCTGTATTGTATCAGGTACAGATGATTTCAATACAGGCAGAAGAAACTTTGTCAGAAGAAATCATTAAAAAAGCTAAGATTCAACTGTGGGAAAATGATCCCAACGATTCCACCGGACATCTGGAATCTGGTACATTCACCAAAAACGACGACAACGAAATTATAACAACTACTTAA
- a CDS encoding tetratricopeptide repeat protein produces the protein MIISLENTSFSYYSIGQSEKCIEYATKEEEEALRTNDYYHFCDAVRLKAVNFALLGFFDKADREINRGISIAEKITNFDKKQAIKGSIYQSKANVTYYRYAENEKMENDSLIFYYKKALEEFVLIKDKKERNSHLDFAYYNLADNFISLKNYELAEQYLNQALIISKNTKNTCSEFKVLLNFGRLYYSKADYDKSILYYNETLRKANLYKSPNTIKDAYQGLINCYTELKDQHNLNVYLNKYTKISDSLTKIDTTASAKIALQEISGDKSNSSTKFYLYILIVCALSIFALIYFLFKHFNNYKREKKNANEKDLEISELTLKVNDAFEELIQLAKNNDSCFLARFQEIYPNFYHKLITINSKLVNTELILCAMIYLNFSSKEIAQYTFVQPKTVQVKKYRIRKKLNIPDDEDIYLFLKKL, from the coding sequence ATGATCATATCTTTAGAAAATACATCTTTCTCATACTACAGTATCGGACAATCTGAAAAATGTATTGAGTATGCCACAAAAGAAGAGGAAGAAGCTTTACGTACAAATGATTATTATCATTTTTGTGATGCCGTACGTTTAAAAGCGGTGAATTTTGCACTATTAGGATTTTTTGATAAAGCTGATCGAGAAATAAACAGAGGGATTTCGATTGCTGAAAAAATTACGAATTTTGATAAGAAACAGGCGATCAAAGGCTCTATTTATCAGTCAAAAGCCAATGTGACTTACTATAGATATGCAGAGAACGAAAAAATGGAGAATGATTCTTTGATTTTTTACTACAAAAAAGCATTGGAAGAGTTTGTACTCATTAAAGATAAAAAAGAACGTAATTCCCATTTAGACTTTGCTTATTACAATTTGGCCGATAACTTTATAAGTTTGAAAAATTATGAATTGGCAGAGCAATATCTCAATCAAGCTTTAATAATTTCAAAAAACACCAAAAATACATGTAGCGAGTTTAAGGTGTTACTCAATTTTGGAAGACTCTACTATAGTAAAGCAGATTATGATAAATCTATTCTTTACTATAATGAAACTTTGCGGAAAGCTAACTTGTATAAAAGTCCTAATACTATAAAAGATGCCTATCAAGGTCTGATTAATTGCTATACCGAATTGAAGGATCAGCACAACCTAAATGTGTACCTTAATAAGTATACAAAAATCAGCGATAGTCTTACAAAAATCGATACTACTGCATCAGCAAAAATTGCTTTGCAGGAAATATCTGGAGATAAATCAAATTCTTCCACAAAATTTTATCTATATATTTTGATTGTCTGCGCACTCTCTATATTTGCGCTCATTTACTTTTTGTTTAAACATTTTAACAATTATAAGAGAGAGAAAAAAAATGCAAATGAGAAAGATCTTGAGATAAGCGAACTGACACTGAAGGTAAATGATGCTTTCGAAGAACTTATACAATTGGCAAAAAATAATGACTCTTGTTTTTTAGCACGTTTTCAGGAAATCTATCCCAATTTTTATCATAAATTGATCACCATAAATTCTAAATTGGTAAATACAGAGCTTATATTGTGCGCTATGATATATCTCAATTTTTCATCTAAAGAGATTGCACAATATACCTTTGTACAGCCCAAAACTGTACAGGTGAAAAAGTACCGCATCAGAAAAAAACTCAACATTCCGGATGACGAAGACATCTACTTATTTCTCAAAAAATTATAA
- a CDS encoding thioredoxin family protein — translation MKNIISGFFIFISIISFAQDEIQFQDIPYKDLIAKAKKENKLVFIDAYAAWCGPCKMMEKNVFTKKSVGDFYNKNFVNARIDMEKGEGREVAQKFGVRSYPTYLFLNGDGELVSQNYGYMEEGIFLAMAQDINSPNNKKGSLKERFAKGEKDRDFLINIMKLNSNSDFEFAKQASERYFENRKKTDEFTKEDVGYLLYFLKSTEDSNYKTFVEQKTEITKYLPVENYNEFKNQLVLAKVVQESVDEKNKKINDEYFLKTAEPLVGTEAAIIKLNQTKLAYYEQNANFPEYEKAALSYYKDADAFEPNELLKAAWIFSDNIQTKSSLKKAAEWAEKSVMRSETSENTYILAKIYFNLGNKDLAKNFAELSKNIAEKSGKDANLATQLLNKIK, via the coding sequence ATGAAAAATATTATCTCCGGATTCTTTATTTTTATCAGTATAATAAGCTTTGCCCAAGATGAAATCCAGTTTCAGGACATCCCTTACAAAGACCTTATTGCTAAAGCCAAAAAAGAAAACAAACTTGTTTTTATTGATGCATACGCCGCTTGGTGTGGACCATGTAAAATGATGGAAAAAAATGTTTTTACTAAAAAATCTGTAGGAGATTTTTACAATAAAAACTTCGTCAATGCAAGAATCGACATGGAAAAAGGTGAAGGAAGAGAAGTTGCTCAGAAATTTGGTGTACGCTCCTATCCTACTTATTTATTTCTGAATGGTGACGGAGAATTAGTTTCGCAAAATTACGGATACATGGAAGAAGGTATTTTTCTTGCAATGGCTCAGGACATTAATTCTCCCAACAATAAAAAAGGTTCTTTGAAAGAGCGATTTGCAAAAGGTGAAAAAGACCGTGATTTTCTTATCAACATCATGAAGCTTAATTCTAATTCAGATTTCGAATTTGCAAAACAAGCCTCGGAAAGATATTTTGAAAACAGAAAAAAAACGGATGAATTTACAAAAGAAGATGTAGGATATTTATTGTACTTCCTAAAATCAACAGAAGATTCTAATTACAAAACTTTTGTTGAGCAGAAAACTGAGATCACAAAATATCTACCGGTAGAAAATTATAATGAGTTTAAAAACCAATTAGTTTTGGCAAAAGTTGTACAAGAATCGGTAGATGAGAAAAACAAAAAAATCAATGACGAATATTTTTTGAAGACCGCCGAACCTTTGGTGGGTACAGAAGCTGCCATCATAAAATTAAATCAAACCAAACTGGCTTACTATGAGCAAAACGCAAACTTTCCGGAATATGAAAAAGCTGCATTAAGCTATTATAAAGATGCAGATGCTTTTGAACCTAATGAACTACTGAAAGCCGCATGGATTTTTTCTGATAACATTCAAACAAAATCATCATTAAAGAAAGCTGCAGAATGGGCAGAGAAGTCGGTAATGCGAAGCGAAACTTCTGAAAATACCTATATTTTAGCGAAAATTTATTTTAATTTAGGAAATAAAGATTTAGCGAAAAACTTTGCAGAATTATCTAAAAACATTGCAGAAAAATCCGGAAAAGATGCTAACTTAGCAACACAGTTATTGAATAAAATTAAATAA
- a CDS encoding DUF3575 domain-containing protein has protein sequence MRNKIIIAALGLFSFLNINAQETPNQENPVESKKKLYLKGNALLIPIGVINAGLEYQLSNKFTLQGDILISPWKSFAGHEAQIYMGTIEGRYYFKEAFKGWHIGANISVGAFNIQKPSYWNDNTYVDAQVGIPSQYINSQLYQKGFSFLFGVEGGYQFRLADKWNMDIFAGIGNSQDFYKGYVRGTGERYDSADGYNRSSEWLPYRGGVMISYRLK, from the coding sequence TTGAGAAATAAAATTATTATCGCAGCATTAGGTTTATTTTCATTTTTAAACATCAATGCTCAGGAAACCCCAAATCAAGAAAATCCGGTTGAAAGCAAAAAAAAGTTGTACCTGAAAGGCAATGCTCTGCTTATTCCTATTGGTGTTATCAACGCAGGATTGGAATATCAGCTTAGTAATAAATTCACTTTACAGGGTGACATTTTAATATCCCCTTGGAAGTCTTTTGCAGGACATGAAGCTCAGATTTATATGGGAACTATTGAAGGCAGATATTATTTTAAAGAGGCTTTTAAAGGTTGGCATATTGGTGCAAATATTTCAGTAGGTGCATTCAACATACAAAAACCATCTTATTGGAATGACAATACTTATGTAGATGCTCAAGTGGGAATACCATCGCAATACATAAATTCTCAACTCTATCAGAAAGGATTTTCTTTTTTGTTCGGCGTCGAAGGTGGTTATCAGTTTAGACTCGCAGACAAATGGAATATGGATATCTTTGCCGGAATTGGAAATTCTCAGGACTTCTACAAAGGTTACGTGCGTGGTACCGGAGAAAGATATGACAGTGCCGATGGATACAACAGAAGTAGTGAATGGCTGCCTTACCGTGGCGGAGTAATGATCTCTTACAGATTAAAATAA